The sequence below is a genomic window from Fibrobacter sp. UWB10.
AATTGATTCTGCGCATTGAGGCTGCCATTGGCGTAATCGCTATGCTCATGGGAACAATCCTTACGGTAGCCGTGTGGAACGAAGGTTATTTTGTTGGCGCCATGATGATGATTGTTACGGGCGCTATCAGCGTATTTCTCGGTTTCAAGGAATTGGTTCAGCCGAGCGACCATGTGTTCCACTGGCTTCCGCTGTTCTATAAAATCGTGCGACGTTCCTTTTTCTTCTTGAATGTGGTCTTGATCGGGCTTGTCATTTTGACTGTCGCCCCGATGCTTGAATAATTTGTGCGATTAATGCACGCCGTCTTCGTTGGCGGATTTCTTTTCGCTGTACCAAAGCTGGATTTTTTCGCGGGCGTCTTCATCGAAGGCGTCTTTGTCTTTTAGAATGTTTTCGGCCATTTGCAGGGTCTGCGCAATCAACTCTTGGTCGTGAATCCAGTCAAACCAGCGGAATACCCAGCTGCCGCTCTGTTCGTTGCCTTCCAGGTTGCCGGCGCCGCGAGTCTGTAAGTCGAGTTCTGCAATTTCAAAGCCGTCGTCAGTATGGCTGAATTGCGTCAGGCGTTCTAGCGAGTTTTCGGCAGCTTCGCCATCGGGCAACATCAAGAAACACCAAGCCTGCATATCGCCGCGACCGACACGCCCGCGTAACTGGTGCAGTTGCGCAAGTCCGAAACGGTCGGGCTGGTCGATGGCCATAATGTTTGCTTCGGGCACGTTCACGCCGACTTCGATGACGGTTGTTGCCACTAGAATATGGACTTCTCCGGCAGCGAATCGCTTGAGAATGGCTTCGCGTTCTTCTTCGTCCATTTGGCCGTGAATGCCTTCTACAACAACGCTGGAATCAAAAGCACGCAATTCATTGACTACATCTTCGACACTGCGGGCATTGCCTTCATCGTCGCTGCCGACTCGGCTTACAATCCAGTAGCAAAGATTTCCGCCCTTCGCCTCGCTGCAAATGAATTTCTTCATGTCATTTCGCTTGTCGGGGCTTACCAGACGCGTTTTCACGGGCTTTCGGCCTGCAGGCTTTTCCTTGATAGATATGACCTGTAAATCGCCGTATAAGGTCATAGCGAGGCTTCGGGGAATCGGTGTCGCGCTCATCACGAGCATGTCGGGGTATTCGCCCTTCGAAAGCAAGGCTTCGCGCTGGTTCACGCCAAAGCGGTGTTGTTCGTCGATAATCACGAATCCGAGCTTTGCAAAAGTCACATCTTTCGAGAACAGCGCATGCGTTCCGATGACCGCCTGACAAAGCCCCATCTGGAGCTCGCCCAGAATCTGGCGCTTCTCGGCGGCGGGGGTCGCCCCAACTAAAAGTTGTATGCGCATTCCTGCGGCCTCAAAGAACGGTTTCATCTGCTTAAAATGCTGTCTGGCCAAAATGTCGGTCGGCACCATCAATGCGCATTGCTCGCCAGCGCCGCACACGGCCAGCATGGCGAGCAGGGCGACCACCGTCTTGCCACAGCCCACGTCACCTTGCAATAGGGCGTGGAATTGCTTTTTGCCATTCAGGCCATCGATAATGCGGTTGAGCGCCGCGTCCTGCCCTCCGGTCAAATTGAACGGCAAGCGCGATTTGGCAAGCATCACCTGGCCCAAATCAATCTGTCTTTCATGCCCGCGAATCTTCTGGCTTTCGCGGCGCTTCACCATGCGCAAGCAGAAGGGGAGCAGTTCAAGAACTTTCAATTCCTGCTTGGCCTTGCGAATCGAATCAAAATCGGCGGGCTTGTGCAGCACGCGCAAGTCGTTCAATACGGCGTTAAAATGCAGGTAGTCCGTCAGTTCCTTCGGGCAAATTCCTGACAGCGTCAATGCCGGAAAATGAAAGATGACGCTGTACCAGTTGCGGAGCGCTTTCTGAGTAATGCGCGCTTTGGTCATGGCTTCGGTCATGGAATACACCGGCAGAATCTGCCCGCTGAACTGTTCGTCGTCGTCCATGGGCTGCATGTCGGGGTGCGTCATTTGGAGTCCGCGGTATTCGCCTACAACGCCCGTGGCAAGCCAGCGTGTGCCCGGTTGCAAGCGCCTGCTCTGGTAAGAGGCTCCCTTAAAGAAAGTCAGCGTAATTTCGCCAGTGCCGTCGGCAAGAGTCGCCACAAATCGGCTGCCGCGCCCGCGAATAACGCCTCCGCGTATAATTTTCCCGATTACAACGGCGCGTTCGCCTACGTGCAAGTTCCCGATAGAACTGACCTTGGTCTGGTCCAGGTACGTGCGCGGAATATTGTACAGAAAATCCGAAAGCGAAACAATTCCCGCTGACTTCAAAGCCTCAAGGCTTTTCGGGCCCATCTTGGGGAGGTTGCTCAAATCCATGGCGAATGCCTACGGTTGTTCGGGTTCCGCTTTTTCGGTATTAGACTTTTCGGCGCGTTCGCGAGCCTTTGCGCGTGCAGTCTTTCCAATCAGGTTGAAATTCTTCCAAGTGAAGGGCTTGACCGGGTTGCCGTTTTCGTCAAGAATCTTGATGCCCTTGGTATCGATGGCACGCACGATTTCGTTCAGCTTGGTCACCAGTTCGTTCACCTTGTCGGCCATTTCCGAAGAATACAGAATCTTGCTGTACAAGGAATCGTTTTCGATGGTGGTAATCAGCTCGTTCGTCTTGTTGGCGCCTTCCGAAATCTTCTGCATGGCGTTTTCGGCAAGAGCAATCTTTTCGTTAATGGTGCCGGTGACGGTTTCGATAGCAGAATCTGCCTGGACTGTAATATCGTGCAAATTGCGGCTGGCGACGTTCGCTTGAACGAACAAGTTGTTCAGCGCCGGTTGCAATGTCGTCAAAGTTCTTTCGGTGTTGGAAAGGGCGACTTCGATGTTCTTAACTACATATTCGACAAGGTCGCTTGCAGAACGGTGTGTTGAATCGCCATTGGTGACCAGGTGAATGATTTGCCGTATGGTTTCCACCTGTTCGTTCACGTTTTCAATATAGCGCAAAACTTCGGCAATGCCCGGTTCAAAATGTCCGGTGTGAATGTAGTCGTCGGGGAGCACCTTGCCGGTCTTGGACGGAATGATTTCGAGCCTGCGCTGGCCCATAATCGCGTAGTTGATGTTGTTGAACTGGGTTCCTTCGCGAATAA
It includes:
- a CDS encoding ATP-dependent DNA helicase RecG; amino-acid sequence: MDLSNLPKMGPKSLEALKSAGIVSLSDFLYNIPRTYLDQTKVSSIGNLHVGERAVVIGKIIRGGVIRGRGSRFVATLADGTGEITLTFFKGASYQSRRLQPGTRWLATGVVGEYRGLQMTHPDMQPMDDDEQFSGQILPVYSMTEAMTKARITQKALRNWYSVIFHFPALTLSGICPKELTDYLHFNAVLNDLRVLHKPADFDSIRKAKQELKVLELLPFCLRMVKRRESQKIRGHERQIDLGQVMLAKSRLPFNLTGGQDAALNRIIDGLNGKKQFHALLQGDVGCGKTVVALLAMLAVCGAGEQCALMVPTDILARQHFKQMKPFFEAAGMRIQLLVGATPAAEKRQILGELQMGLCQAVIGTHALFSKDVTFAKLGFVIIDEQHRFGVNQREALLSKGEYPDMLVMSATPIPRSLAMTLYGDLQVISIKEKPAGRKPVKTRLVSPDKRNDMKKFICSEAKGGNLCYWIVSRVGSDDEGNARSVEDVVNELRAFDSSVVVEGIHGQMDEEEREAILKRFAAGEVHILVATTVIEVGVNVPEANIMAIDQPDRFGLAQLHQLRGRVGRGDMQAWCFLMLPDGEAAENSLERLTQFSHTDDGFEIAELDLQTRGAGNLEGNEQSGSWVFRWFDWIHDQELIAQTLQMAENILKDKDAFDEDAREKIQLWYSEKKSANEDGVH
- a CDS encoding MlaD family protein; amino-acid sequence: MKISDRALGYISLVALFGLFAIIAYGMWDAHHEAQKIIQVDFDELGSLQPEDQVVIRGYTVGTIGKVQWLGDRARVEIKFNEPIIIREGTQFNNINYAIMGQRRLEIIPSKTGKVLPDDYIHTGHFEPGIAEVLRYIENVNEQVETIRQIIHLVTNGDSTHRSASDLVEYVVKNIEVALSNTERTLTTLQPALNNLFVQANVASRNLHDITVQADSAIETVTGTINEKIALAENAMQKISEGANKTNELITTIENDSLYSKILYSSEMADKVNELVTKLNEIVRAIDTKGIKILDENGNPVKPFTWKNFNLIGKTARAKARERAEKSNTEKAEPEQP